From Camelina sativa cultivar DH55 chromosome 7, Cs, whole genome shotgun sequence, one genomic window encodes:
- the LOC104703635 gene encoding type 2 DNA topoisomerase 6 subunit B-like, producing MPMEITTVAPKLLLQLVSSAFQRCRLSEDLCRLSVLLDQSTDTDPPITSISIADTGIGCKLEQLQDLRCPREFNGVKIWDGLLSVKTTCFTDDEVYYYHINLDEYISNKRLKRQPSQSKNGVKFSGTEVSLSVFGSMDVLVAPILGLFQKMLVLHIPNVTMDLMVKQGAPPGTQTQYVFAVNADKTPCFTASNLERLKFGLEDYVLRHGNCLDTMCDHCFSDREHLKVGSGTICHEDKHKRVGGTVEVVIVISDLLETTQHCSRSCDGKTKVLYFDNFAPSPVPHFVLSALKKMDWKSYGLILANVNDQDGHVFLEWENFPSFVQIEIALHWYHNQHATRQKNGPGINLVKKGIKNALDDLKAKHEGFLLSSHAHKICSYVPDLARSIAGLIFSSTDLDFQGDCLSVLGFQPQEVEREAVEDCIQRKIVTVIGMNERKPQKDQEAAPFLFFDGNSETSYFEEEEVEGEYYSTSLE from the exons ATGCCCATGGAGATCACCACTGTGGCTCCGAAGCTTCTTCTACAA TTGGTCTCGTCTGCTTTCCAAAGATGCCGTTTATCAGAAGATCTCTGTAGATTATCAGTTCTTCTTGATCAATCTACTGATACGGATCCTCCGATTACGTCTATTTCGA TTGCGGATACGGGAATCGGATGCAAACTGGAGCAGCTTCAGGATCTGAGGTGTCCTAGAGAGTTCAATGGAGTGAAGATTTGGG ATGGGTTACTCTCTGTCAAGACTACTT GCTTTACTGACGATGAGGTATACTATTATCATATAAATCTTGATGAGTATATATCAAACAAGAGACTTAAAAGGCAACCTTCTCAGTCTAAGAATGGTGTTAAGTTTAG TGGGACGGAAGTATCCTTGAGTGTTTTTGGGAGTATGGATGTTCTTGTAGCCCCGATACTTGGCTTATTTCAAAAG ATGCTTGTTCTGCATATACCT AATGTCACAATGGATCTGATGGTTAAACAAGGGGCTCCTCCTGGTACTCAAACTCAATACGTCTTTGCAGTGAACGCTGACAAAACTCCATGCTTTACTGCCTCCAATCTTGAACGGTTGAAGTTTGGTCTTGAGGACTATGTTTTAAGGCATGGGAACTGTTTGGATACAATGTGTGACCATTGCTTCTCTGATAG AGAGCATCTTAAAGTTGGAAGTGGAACTATATGCCATGAAGACAAACATAAGAGAGTTGGAGGGACTGTTGAAGTGGTGATTGTGATAAGTGACTTGCTAGAGACAACTCAGCATTGCAGCAGATCATGCGACGGCAAAACAAAG GTTTTATACTTTGACAACTTCGCACCTTCCCCTGTTCCACATTTTGTTCTGAGTGCATTGAAAAAGATGGACTGGAAAAGTTACGGTTTGATCCTGGCGAATGTGAATGATCAAGATGGACATGTGTTTCTCGAATGGGAAAATTTTCCTTCATTTGTGCAAATAGAAATCGCCCTCCATTGGTATCACAATCAACATGCAACAAGACAGAAGAATGGGCCTGGTATAAATCTTGTGAAAAAGGGAATTAAAAACGCATTGGATGATTTGAAGGCTAAACATGAGGGTTTTCTTCTAAGCTCACATGCTCATAAG ATTTGCAGCTATGTCCCTGACCTTGCAAGATCAATAGCAGGCCTAATATTCTCCTCTACTGACTTAGACTTCCAAGGAGATTGCTTATCGGTTCTTGGCTTTCAGCCTCAAGAAGTTGAACGTGAGGCTGTTGAAGACTGTATCCAGAGAAAGATAGTTACGGTTATAGGAATGAATGAGAGGAAACCTCAGAAAGACCAAGAAGCTGCTCCTTTCCTGTTTTTTGATGGCAATTCTGAGACATCATACTTTGAAGAGGAGGAAGTAGAAGGTGAGTATTACTCTACCTCACTGGAATGA
- the LOC104703634 gene encoding galactinol synthase 4-like has product MAPEIPVNSTYVSEKAYQEAPPTRAYVTFLAGNGDYVKGVVGLAKGLRKVKSAYPLVVAMLPDVPEEHREILRSQGCVVREIEPVHPPDNQVEFAMAYYVLNYSKLRIWNFEEYSKMIYLDADIQVFDNIDNLFDLPDGYFHAVMDCFCEKTWSHSLQYSIGYCQQCPEKVTWPEDMESPPPPLYFNAGMFVFEPSLLTYESLLQTLEITPPSPFAEQDFLNMFFEKVYKPIPLVYNLVLAMLWRHPENVELEKVKVVHYCAAGSKPWRYTGEETNMDREDIKMLVGKWWDVYNDETLDFKSKVPADMEETVTKSSILASALEPEITFFPAPSAA; this is encoded by the exons ATGGCCCCTGAGATTCCCGTAAACTCGACCTATGTATCGGAAAAGGCGTATCAAGAAGCACCTCCAACGAGAGCTTATGTGACGTTTTTGGCAGGAAATGGAGACTACGTGAAGGGAGTGGTGGGATTAGCAAAGGGTTTGCGTAAGGTCAAAAGTGCTTATCCTCTTGTTGTTGCTATGTTGCCTGATGTGCCTGAGGAACATAGAGAGATATTGAGGTCTCAAGGCTGCGTTGTGCGTGAGATCGAGCCTGTTCACCCTCCAGACAACCAAGTCGAGTTTGCCATGGCGTATTACGTTCTCAACTACTCAAAACTTCGTATTTGGAAC TTTGAAGAGTACAGCAAGATGATATACCTTGATGCCGATATCCAAGTCTTTGACAATATCGATAACCTCTTCGATTTGCCTGATGGGTACTTTCATGCCGTGATGGACTGTTTCTGTGAGAAAACATGGAGCCACTCGCTGCAGTATTCGATCGGGTATTGTCAACAGTGCCCGGAGAAGGTCACATGGCCAGAAGATATGgaatctcctcctccacctctgTATTTCAACGCCGGTATGTTTGTGTTTGAGCCTAGTCTTTTGACTTATGAGAGTCTCCTCCAGACCCTGGAGATCACACCACCTTCACCTTTTGCAGAACAA GATTTTCTCAATATGTTCTTCGAGAAAGTTTACAAACCGATCCCTCTGGTATACAATCTGGTTCTGGCTATGCTTTGGCGTCACCCTGAGAACGTGGAGCTTGAGAAGGTCAAGGTTGTTCATTACTGTGCAGCT GGATCCAAGCCATGGAGGTACACTGGAGAAGAAACTAACATGGACAGAGAAGACATCAAGATGCTAGTTGGTAAATGGTGGGATGTATATAATGATGAAACTCTCGATTTCAAATCTAAAGTCCCTGCAGATATGGAAGAAACCGTTACAAAATCGAGCATCCTAGCTTCGGCACTCGAACCGGAAATTACCTTCTTTCCTGCACCTTCCGCTGCTTGA